TCACCAAAATTCCCTTTCTTCCGATTTCAATTTTACCTTCCTCATCCACCACCGTCCACGGCCGGCGTTACCGctaccaccaccaccaccgcaaCCTCCACTTCCACCTCCACCTCAATTGCTCCTCCAGACCTCTATGTATTTCAGAAAAATCCGGTTTTTAGGGTTTATATTCAGCTCCTTGTTGATCCTTGCAGCGGGTTAATTGGATTGAAATCAGAAGGAATCAATGCTAGTAATTGTCGGTATATTACTGCTTTTCGGTCTCGTAGTTCGCCACAAGTGGCGGAATGGCGCTGCGAAGAAGGAGGCGATTCTGAGGCTGGTGGCCGTCACCTCGGAAGAAGAAGCACAAATTGCTAAGCTCCAAGCTATTGAACAGTACAATTCGCAGAGCGTAGAGTACACACCGCAGCCCAGTAATACGCCGCAGCTCGAATCGCAGCATTTTTGCGCCGTTTGTCGCTGCCCCACCACCACTAGGTGTTCTAGGTGTAAAGCTGCTAGATACTGGTGAGTGATTTcgtgtgtatttttttaatttgaattcatATTCGCCTGTCTTTATGAACAATTTGATGtctgattttaaatttttgggccATGGACTGTTAGATCCTTTCTGTTTATTCTGATTTTAaatggatttttaaaaaaataacggTGTTGATATACTAGTAAAATGGTAATGAAGATCTAGAGACATAATTTGATTGGGATGTTGCACATAGCAGGAACTGGGTTGGAATGAACGATTGTAACTGGAGATTACTGAGTTGCATTCTTTTACCAGAATAATAGCACTAGAAAAAGGCAAAAagtttggttttgttttggCGGGTATGTGGCATACGGTTTAGAAGTTGGGATCAATATGGGGGTTAGAATCTCTTAGGATTTCGGGTTGTGGAGTTGTAGTTTTCAAAGATGGGAAGTAGATCTTGGAGATGCAACAATTTATTGTCGTCAGATgcgtattaattttttttttcttatggaCTTACTTGACTGTAATCTGATTAGTAATCTGGAAAATGTGAAAACAtctagaaaatagaaattcaataaaatttatttctttctctgCTGATAGAATATTAAGAACTTACTAGAATGTGGTGTTCGTGTGATGGAAATTATCCATTCAGGGATTTATTCAATGTCAAGTGGAGAATTTTGTCTTGAGCTAGCAATACTAATAATCGGAGTTAGTTATCATATGTGAATATCTTTAATTGTATGAAGTCACAAAAATTCCTATTAATCTGAGAATTGATTATCACTAAACTGCTTTCAATATTCAAgatctattattttatttagggGTAATTTCAAccccaataaataatgatgaacCAAGATACCAGCTTAGCCTAACAGCCAGTCAGCCACCACATCAATCCATCAATATAATCTTAAAATGTAAAGCATCTGGATGTGAGCTTATGAACTCTTTagttttttaatcttatgaaGTCTGTTCATAAGTTGAATTTCATTTCCTCTTAATGCATACATGTAAAATCcgtttttgaataaaatattcatgagatcattttttttttactcaaaCAGGagttttatcaaattataCTCTCATATGGGATGAAAGATAACTTGCACCATCCTTTTGTTTATCGAAGTCAtgtacttttttcttttgttaaaaattgtATTTGAATTCAAAGTAGATATGTTATTTCTCCTCCTCAgtcatttgatttttggtttcTTTTCTTCCTAGTTCTGGTAAGTGCCAAATAATTCATTGGAGACAAGGCCATAAAGATGAGTGCCAACCACCAGTTGCGTTGTATGCTACAAAGAAAAGTGAATATGTTGTGGACACAGCTCCAGAAAATCAGTTTAGCatgcatttaaaaaatgaaagtaaaattTGTTCAGATCCCAGCGAGGAATGTGATGATTCAGCATCCTCAGGAAGCTCaatttcttccttcttttcTTCCACCAATCAAAGTGAATCGTCAGCTTCTACTTCTACAAATGAGGACGTCGAGTGCCAACCAACTATTGCATTACCTGCTAGAATGGAAAGTGAATCTGTTGCGGAAACAGCTCCAGAAATTGATATGcatttgaaagttgaaactaaGATTTCAGATCCCAGGGAAGAATGTGATGATTCAAGATCTTCAGGTAGTTCAGTGTCTTGCTTCTTGTCTTCTACCGAACAAAGTGAAACATCTCCTGATGCTTATACTAATGGGGTTATCGAGTTAGAAACTCATAGCAGGCCAGATAAAGCACCTTCAGTTGGAACTGATTCGTACATCCCAGATATGGTTTCCTACATTGATGATGCAAATGTACTAAGTACATCTCATCCTGCTTGTTCGGTTAACAAGATTGATGAAAGCCTCAAGTCAACAGActtaaaagagaaaagaaaagggggTGGAGTTGCTGTGAGAGAAGAATTTTTATCTGCTGAGTCTGAGTTGGGAAGTCAACCAACTAGTTCTGCCAGGACATCGTCAACCGGCGATTGGGGAAACCCAGTGCAGACATCCATGATTAGAGTAATGAGGTCAAAATCTGCTAAGACTGCGGGCAATAatgaaatacaaaatatagtcCGGAGTTCAGAATACTCAAAATCTTCTAAGTTATCACAGTCCCATGACtacaagaaaaatgaagtttGCACTGGTAAGGAAACAAAATCTGTGGCAATGTCTATGAGTTCAGGCAAGTGTCAGAAGATGCATACCGATGCTGGTACCCCTGAAGCTATTTCATTAGAAACTGAAGGTGTTCGAATTTTGTCGCAATCTACTGGCAAAGGTCTGAAATCATCAGTTCGGAAACTTGCACAACATTTTCGAGTGCCCAAGCAATCAAAGTCCTATACACTGGATGTTGTCAAGGATTCTAGTGACAGTCATAACAATAAGGTTGCCTTCAGAAATCTCTTAAGTAACAAATCCTTAGGTTTTGGCATTGCTGAGATCTAATAGCCCTGATAATTGCGTTGCTCATGTTCTGACAGGTCATATTTTCCATTAAGCTTTTCATGCAATTATACTCTTCTGAAAATGTGGGACTTCATCCGTTTGGCCTTGCTAATTGTGGAAATAGGTGGGTGTCAAAGGTTGGTTTAAAGgtttaatattatgtaatatgTAATATTTTCTATGTTTCTGCTTCTGCGGTGCATCCATTCATGGCATACATACAATATTTACACTTGTGGGGACATGCCCTGATGgcaatacattatttttaggGCAGGGAAGAATTCAAatgatcatattttattccttACCGACTGATTTGGTGTTGCTTGTGTCTAAATCTACAATTTCTGAAATTTGGACAGCGTCTATAAAAGTCctcatttcttcttctatGTAATACAACTTAtcttaattcttcttcttgcaGTTGTTATGCGAATGCTGTGCTGCAGTGTCTGATTTTTACTCGGCCGATTACTTCTTATCTTCTTCAAGGGTTACATTCAAAATCATGCAAGTACCATTTATAAATAACTTTGGATGCTTAGTTTGTGGGGATCTTTAAAGTTCTTGTGATTTATGTGAGCTTATGTTACCATGATTCAGGTCGGAAGAGAGACTGGTGCTTTATTTGTAAGTTTGAACGTCTGATTCAAACGGGACAAGAAACAAACTCTCCTTTATCCCCAGTTGGACTACTGTCCCATATACAGCCAATTGGAAGAGAAGAAGATGCACATGAGTTTTTAAGGCTAGTATCTGATGCAAGTTTCGTTTTGTTTGGAATATCTGTAATGGATATGCTCATAATGACCGTGTTTATGTTATACCAGAAATGTCGTTGACAAAATGCAGTCCACATGCCTTGAAGAAGCTGGGGTTTCTAGTTCATTCGCTGAGGATTCAACCCTTATGGGTCTGACTTTTGGTGGTTACCTTCGATCAAAGGTCTGTCTCCATGTTGATAGATCTAGGATGATAATCCTAGTTTCATACCCTCAATTATAAACTTTCTTGCAAGTTAATCAGTTTCATTGTAACAATATATACCGTAATTATTTCTCTTAATCATTGTCCATTGATACTTTGACTTGCCAGATTAAATGCACGAAGTGTTTAGGGAGATCTGAGCGGCATGATCGGATGCTGGATCTTACTGTGGAGATTGATGGGGAGATATACACACTTGAACAGGCTCTTGCACAGTTCACGTCGTCTGAAACACTTGGTGGAGATGATAAGTATAAGTGCAACAGGTACCTCAAATCATCTGTTATACTACAAATTAACAATCACGAAAGCtcccaaaaattttattccCTCCGTTTGCCGCTTAtgtgtcccactttgacccgatatgggttttaagaaatgtagaggaaagtgggtggaaaaagttagtggaatgtgagtcctctttttatatagtactattaggGGCTgatcggtttgcaagattgtatctcgagattaaatatatagtgtgtttggttcatgagattgaatctcataactcaatcctagatgtataatcatgggataattagtcatagccaaccccctccaactaaaatagtCTCACAACTCAGtcctagattatatcttggtCTACTATTTTGTCTAGGAAACCGGGCACCACCTTAGAGTTAGTATAATATGTGGTCCATTATCAACAATAGTTGTAGTTGGACAATTAATAAGAGAcatccaaaaaaagaaaactggGACAcataatgggggacggagggagtatcatttactGTAGCCTTGTTTCCACAGCTGgcctaaaaataaatcaaaagaatCACACCTGTGGTCGCTACTTTTGTGATGGATATATTATGTATGATCCTTTTAGAACTGCTATGAGAGAGAATCATTTCCTCTATCACATTGTTTTGGTAATCCTTTGCCTTCCCTTATGTGTTATGACCCAAGGAAGTGTTTGAAAACCAACTATATTTTGCTCacctttttggtttgatctGGCGGCATCATGCCAAGTTTGAAACTTGAAAATCATTAAATCTTTATCTTTTACATATCttgaaatttcaatattaCTAAATTAATGTAGATGATTTTCATTCCTTGATACAGAAGTTAGTAATCAGTGACTGAATATTTAAACACTCAGAAACACATTGatcaacacatttcttttacATAGCTTGATGCTTGTTGCGTGCTACCTTGGCAGATGCAAGTCTTATGAGAAAGCAAAGAAGAAACTGACTATACTTGAGGCTCCTAATATTCTCACTGTTGTGCTGAAGCGTTTCCGGGTAATTTAACTAAAATCTTAGGCACATTTAACTAGCATGTTCAGAATTTCTGTACATTActgattctctctctctctctctctctctctctccagtCAGGCAATTTTGAGAAGCTGACTAAACATATTCGCTTTCCTGAGGTTTTGGACCTTTCTCCTTATATGAGTGTGACAGGGGACAAATACCCAATATATCATCTCTACGCAGTGGTTGTTCACTTGGGTGTAATGAATGGTGCTTACAGTGGTCACTATGTCAGTTACGTGAAGAATTCCAAAGGATATTGGTTTAGAATTGATGACAGCAGGGTAAGTTACCTTGATACTGGCTTCTACCGTAACTTGgtttcatgatatttttatgttctCTAGGAATATATAAGGTTTCAAACTTCTAATGAAAGAATTTTGAGTTCTGATTTATCAAATTGTTGACATGATTATAGCAAGGGAGTAGCTAGAATAACGTGTATATGATTGCCGACCTTCCTGTTATCCTGCAGGTGAGCCGTGTGGACTTGGAGGCAGTCTTATCTGCAGAAGCATACATTCTCTTTTACGCAAGGTAATTTTGATTAGTAACTATAGCTGCATATACATGTTTCTTGAATCTGGAAATGGGCTAAAGGAAATGCTTATCCCTCTAGGCATGCCCCAAGAGGTGCATCTTTTGCTAGGAATAGCAGTTTGTATTCGGATCCGAAAGCCAAGAAAAACATGGAGGCCATCCCTCCCATCAtcaattcaaagaaaaaaaatccgaAATCAAAATTAAGCTCTTCTGGTCGGAGTACAGCCCACTGGATGTCTCCAAATGATTTCGGTGGTTCTCCCATAGTAGATCCCGAGGATTGGGAATTTCAAGTGAAGCAGCATAAAAAACACGTAGGGGACTCATCGAGTGATAGTTCTTCCATCTTCAGCACATCCGATGCTGGCTCGTATAGTACAGACAGCACCAAGGACTCTAGTGCAGAAGACCTCTCTGGCTACCTTTTCGGCCCTAACTGGTACCACCCGTGATGGCTTTAGTTAAAGAAGTCTCTTTCACCTTGTATTCATTAACAGGCAAGAC
The genomic region above belongs to Salvia hispanica cultivar TCC Black 2014 chromosome 3, UniMelb_Shisp_WGS_1.0, whole genome shotgun sequence and contains:
- the LOC125213226 gene encoding ubiquitin carboxyl-terminal hydrolase 17, with the protein product MLVIVGILLLFGLVVRHKWRNGAAKKEAILRLVAVTSEEEAQIAKLQAIEQYNSQSVEYTPQPSNTPQLESQHFCAVCRCPTTTRCSRCKAARYCSGKCQIIHWRQGHKDECQPPVALYATKKSEYVVDTAPENQFSMHLKNESKICSDPSEECDDSASSGSSISSFFSSTNQSESSASTSTNEDVECQPTIALPARMESESVAETAPEIDMHLKVETKISDPREECDDSRSSGSSVSCFLSSTEQSETSPDAYTNGVIELETHSRPDKAPSVGTDSYIPDMVSYIDDANVLSTSHPACSVNKIDESLKSTDLKEKRKGGGVAVREEFLSAESELGSQPTSSARTSSTGDWGNPVQTSMIRVMRSKSAKTAGNNEIQNIVRSSEYSKSSKLSQSHDYKKNEVCTGKETKSVAMSMSSGKCQKMHTDAGTPEAISLETEGVRILSQSTGKGLKSSVRKLAQHFRVPKQSKSYTLDVVKDSSDSHNNKVIFSIKLFMQLYSSENVGLHPFGLANCGNSCYANAVLQCLIFTRPITSYLLQGLHSKSCRKRDWCFICKFERLIQTGQETNSPLSPVGLLSHIQPIGREEDAHEFLRNVVDKMQSTCLEEAGVSSSFAEDSTLMGLTFGGYLRSKIKCTKCLGRSERHDRMLDLTVEIDGEIYTLEQALAQFTSSETLGGDDKYKCNRCKSYEKAKKKLTILEAPNILTVVLKRFRSGNFEKLTKHIRFPEVLDLSPYMSVTGDKYPIYHLYAVVVHLGVMNGAYSGHYVSYVKNSKGYWFRIDDSRVSRVDLEAVLSAEAYILFYARHAPRGASFARNSSLYSDPKAKKNMEAIPPIINSKKKNPKSKLSSSGRSTAHWMSPNDFGGSPIVDPEDWEFQVKQHKKHVGDSSSDSSSIFSTSDAGSYSTDSTKDSSAEDLSGYLFGPNWQDRDL